One Candidatus Acetothermia bacterium DNA segment encodes these proteins:
- a CDS encoding transposase has protein sequence MGYNFKRKYREDGWGRAAYEPRMMVALLVYAYSLGVRSSREIERACEDRVSFRVITANQRPDHTTIARFRQEFTEEIGKLFTEVLHLCVRAGLVKVGVVVLDGTEAREREQEVTGKTRRGRKPKAPDPTPRREAKANLTDPESRIMKTRTGYVQGYNAQVMVTKDQVIVAAEVTQDQNDVHQLHPMPGKVAEELATAGVRGRVARVADAGYQSEEGVRKADPNGPELFLATTNDRQPGV, from the coding sequence ATGGGCTACAACTTCAAGCGTAAGTACCGCGAGGATGGGTGGGGCCGGGCGGCGTACGAGCCGCGGATGATGGTGGCGCTGCTTGTGTACGCGTACAGCCTAGGAGTGCGCTCCTCCCGGGAGATCGAGCGGGCGTGTGAGGACCGTGTGTCGTTCCGGGTGATCACGGCGAACCAGCGGCCGGACCACACCACGATCGCCCGGTTCCGGCAGGAGTTTACGGAAGAGATCGGGAAGCTGTTCACCGAGGTGTTGCACCTGTGTGTTCGGGCGGGGCTGGTGAAGGTCGGGGTGGTGGTGCTGGACGGGACGGAGGCGCGAGAGCGCGAGCAGGAGGTCACCGGCAAGACCAGGCGAGGGCGGAAGCCGAAGGCTCCGGACCCCACGCCCCGCAGAGAAGCCAAGGCCAACCTAACGGATCCTGAGAGCCGAATCATGAAGACCCGGACCGGGTACGTGCAGGGGTACAACGCCCAGGTGATGGTGACGAAGGACCAGGTCATCGTGGCGGCCGAGGTCACTCAAGATCAGAACGATGTTCACCAACTGCACCCGATGCCAGGGAAAGTGGCCGAGGAGCTGGCCACGGCGGGAGTGAGGGGGAGGGTGGCAAGGGTGGCAGACGCGGGGTACCAAAGCGAGGAGGGCGTACGCAAGGCAGATCCAAACGGACCTGAGCTGTTCTTGGCCACGACGAACGACCGCCAGCCGGGGGTG